In a genomic window of Stakelama saccharophila:
- a CDS encoding P-II family nitrogen regulator produces MKKIEAIIKPFKLDEVKEALHEVGVSGITVTEAKGFGRQKGHTELYRGAEYVVDFLPKVKLEVVVEDGLAERVVEAIAGAAQTGRIGDGKIFVIPIETALRIRTGERDAEAI; encoded by the coding sequence ATGAAAAAGATCGAGGCGATCATCAAGCCGTTCAAGCTCGATGAGGTGAAGGAAGCACTGCACGAGGTCGGCGTATCCGGGATCACCGTGACCGAGGCAAAGGGTTTCGGCCGACAGAAGGGTCATACCGAACTCTATCGCGGCGCCGAATATGTCGTCGATTTCCTGCCCAAGGTGAAGCTGGAGGTCGTCGTCGAGGACGGGCTCGCCGAGCGCGTTGTCGAAGCGATTGCGGGCGCCGCCCAGACCGGCCGGATCGGCGACGGCAAGATTTTCGTCATCCCCATCGAGACCGCGCTGCGCATCCGCACCGGCGAACGCGACGCCGAAGCGATTTGA
- a CDS encoding endonuclease V → MPVAALQERAFLYHRRHNCVPAYAATRTGCPENRQHPIPAACVVAIMNRPRHWIDPPDLKAATIAQREIARAAEHRDRFGPVSVVAGVDTSMKWRDTRGPIHAAVAPLPWPLADPFAAHTISVVPPIPYVPGYLGFRECPALLQVLDGIARRPDLVLVDGHGIAHPRRCGIATHLGVVADVPSIGCAKTILCGKVEGELGPDPGDRAPLVDRGEVVAMALRTRPRANPIFVSTGHRISLETAVEWVLKLTDGRRLPLPTRLAHEAANAARRAYSDGAS, encoded by the coding sequence GTGCCAGTTGCCGCACTGCAAGAACGCGCGTTCTTGTATCACCGACGACACAATTGCGTGCCGGCTTATGCGGCAACCCGAACCGGATGCCCAGAAAATAGGCAGCATCCGATACCGGCTGCATGCGTTGTCGCAATCATGAACCGACCGAGGCACTGGATCGATCCACCCGACCTGAAAGCGGCCACGATTGCGCAGCGCGAGATTGCTCGGGCCGCGGAACATCGCGACCGTTTCGGGCCCGTCTCGGTGGTGGCGGGCGTCGACACATCGATGAAATGGCGTGATACGCGCGGCCCCATTCACGCGGCGGTCGCACCGCTGCCCTGGCCGCTTGCCGATCCGTTCGCAGCACATACTATCAGCGTCGTTCCGCCGATTCCCTATGTGCCCGGATATCTGGGGTTCCGCGAATGTCCCGCGCTGCTGCAAGTGCTGGATGGTATCGCGCGCCGGCCCGATCTGGTCCTGGTGGACGGGCACGGGATCGCGCATCCCCGCCGCTGCGGGATCGCCACGCATCTGGGCGTGGTGGCCGATGTCCCCTCGATCGGCTGCGCCAAAACCATCCTTTGCGGAAAAGTCGAGGGCGAACTGGGACCGGATCCGGGCGACCGCGCGCCGCTCGTCGACCGCGGCGAGGTGGTGGCCATGGCGCTGCGTACCCGACCGCGCGCCAACCCGATCTTTGTCAGCACCGGCCACCGCATCTCGCTGGAAACCGCTGTCGAATGGGTGCTGAAGCTCACCGACGGCCGCCGCCTGCCGCTGCCGACCCGGCTGGCGCACGAAGCGGCGAACGCGGCGCGGCGGGCCTATTCCGACGGGGCGTCGTAG
- the map gene encoding type I methionyl aminopeptidase, whose protein sequence is MTEYIAADTDFPLARTGAIKLYPFEQFEGMRRAGRLVAEILDAVAPHVVPGVTTRELDDFIHKMIVDAGAVPATLGYRGYTHSSCISINHVVCHGIPSDRQIKDGDIINIDVTPILDGWHGDSSRMYLAGNVPLKARRLVDVTYECMMLGIEQARPGNYLGDISHAIQEYAEKHRYGVVRDFCGHGVGKLFHDAPEVVHVGRPGTGPELKPGMIFTIEPMINIGRPDVKLLDDGWTAVTRDRSLSAQFEHSIGITEDGCEIFTVSPGGLHRPPYDAPSE, encoded by the coding sequence ATGACCGAATATATAGCAGCCGATACCGATTTTCCGCTCGCCCGCACGGGCGCCATCAAGCTCTATCCCTTCGAACAGTTCGAGGGGATGCGCCGCGCCGGACGCCTGGTGGCGGAGATTCTCGACGCAGTGGCGCCGCATGTCGTGCCGGGCGTGACGACGCGGGAGCTGGACGACTTCATCCACAAGATGATCGTCGATGCCGGCGCCGTGCCGGCGACGCTCGGCTATCGCGGCTATACGCATTCGAGCTGCATCTCGATCAATCATGTCGTCTGCCACGGCATCCCGTCCGATCGGCAGATCAAAGACGGCGACATCATCAATATCGACGTGACGCCCATCCTCGACGGCTGGCATGGCGATTCGAGCCGCATGTACCTGGCCGGAAACGTGCCGCTGAAGGCGCGCCGCCTGGTCGACGTGACCTATGAATGCATGATGCTCGGCATCGAACAGGCCAGGCCCGGCAATTATCTGGGCGACATCAGCCACGCGATCCAGGAATATGCGGAAAAGCACCGCTACGGCGTGGTGCGCGATTTTTGCGGCCACGGCGTCGGCAAGCTGTTCCACGACGCGCCCGAGGTCGTTCATGTCGGCCGCCCCGGCACCGGCCCGGAACTGAAGCCCGGCATGATCTTCACCATCGAGCCGATGATCAATATCGGCCGCCCCGACGTGAAGCTGCTCGACGACGGCTGGACGGCGGTCACGCGCGACCGCTCGCTGTCGGCGCAGTTCGAACATTCGATCGGCATCACCGAGGATGGCTGCGAAATCTTCACCGTCAGCCCCGGTGGGCTGCACCGCCCGCCCTACGACGCCCCGTCGGAATAG
- a CDS encoding competence/damage-inducible protein A: MAERIWTAALAVIGDEILSGRTQDRNVAQIAVWLNAQGIRLAEVRVIADREDAIVEAVNALRGRNDYLFTTGGIGPTHDDITVDAIARAVGVDVVVHPEARAVLERHYADRGGLTDARLRMARVPEGARLIPNRMSGAPGIRYGNIFILAGVPHIAAGMLDALTGTLEGGAPLVSRTIGCWVAESEVADLLRSAEKGHPGVAIGSYPFFREGRVGANFVVRATRQALVDRCTADLTAALEHAGRQVVDGGI, encoded by the coding sequence ATGGCGGAACGTATCTGGACGGCGGCACTCGCAGTCATCGGCGACGAAATCCTGTCCGGCCGCACGCAGGACAGGAACGTCGCGCAAATCGCGGTCTGGCTGAACGCGCAGGGTATTCGGCTGGCGGAGGTGCGGGTGATAGCGGACCGCGAGGACGCCATTGTAGAGGCGGTGAACGCACTGCGCGGGCGCAACGACTATCTGTTCACCACTGGCGGTATCGGACCGACCCATGACGACATCACCGTCGACGCCATCGCCCGCGCCGTGGGGGTGGATGTGGTGGTTCACCCGGAAGCACGCGCGGTACTGGAACGGCATTATGCCGATCGGGGCGGCCTGACCGATGCCCGGTTGCGCATGGCGCGCGTGCCGGAGGGGGCCAGGCTGATCCCCAACCGCATGTCGGGCGCGCCGGGCATCCGTTATGGCAACATCTTCATTCTGGCCGGCGTGCCGCACATCGCCGCGGGCATGCTGGATGCGCTTACCGGCACGCTGGAAGGTGGTGCGCCGCTGGTATCGCGCACTATCGGCTGCTGGGTCGCGGAAAGCGAGGTGGCGGATCTGCTGCGTTCGGCGGAAAAGGGGCATCCCGGCGTCGCGATCGGCAGCTACCCATTTTTCCGCGAGGGCAGGGTCGGCGCCAATTTCGTCGTGCGGGCCACCCGGCAGGCACTGGTCGACCGCTGCACCGCCGATCTCACCGCAGCGTTGGAGCACGCCGGCAGGCAGGTCGTGGACGGGGGGATTTGA